One Helicobacter cetorum MIT 00-7128 DNA window includes the following coding sequences:
- the rpmC gene encoding 50S ribosomal protein L29, with protein sequence MKYTELKDKSIGELKELLHAKKAELFELRIKLKAMQLSNPNEIKKARRNIARINTAINAHQSSNV encoded by the coding sequence ATGAAATATACTGAGTTAAAAGACAAGAGTATTGGGGAGTTAAAAGAGTTGTTGCATGCTAAGAAAGCGGAACTTTTTGAGTTACGCATTAAATTAAAGGCTATGCAATTGAGTAATCCTAACGAGATTAAGAAAGCTAGAAGAAATATTGCTCGCATTAATACCGCTATTAATGCGCATCAATCTTCAAATGTTTAG
- the rpsQ gene encoding 30S ribosomal protein S17, with translation MNTKEPHKRLVQGKVISKSADKSAVILVERKVVHAKYRKIVKKFKKYTIHDQDNQVKVGDVVSAIECRPISKTKSFTLKEILVVGV, from the coding sequence ATGAATACTAAAGAGCCACATAAGAGGCTAGTGCAAGGCAAGGTTATCAGCAAATCAGCTGATAAGAGCGCTGTTATCCTTGTAGAGAGGAAAGTAGTGCATGCAAAATACCGCAAGATTGTTAAGAAGTTTAAGAAATATACTATTCATGACCAAGACAATCAAGTAAAAGTAGGAGATGTGGTAAGTGCGATTGAGTGCAGACCTATTTCTAAGACCAAATCTTTTACGCTTAAAGAAATTTTAGTAGTGGGAGTGTAA
- the rplX gene encoding 50S ribosomal protein L24, translating into MKCKIKKDDMVKVIAGDDKGKVAKVLAVFPKTSEVIVEGCKVVKKAIKPTDDNPKGGFIQKEKPMHISNVKKA; encoded by the coding sequence ATGAAGTGCAAGATTAAAAAAGACGACATGGTTAAAGTCATTGCAGGAGACGATAAGGGAAAGGTCGCTAAGGTTTTAGCGGTGTTTCCTAAGACTTCTGAAGTGATTGTAGAAGGGTGCAAAGTGGTAAAAAAAGCAATTAAGCCCACTGATGATAACCCTAAGGGGGGCTTTATTCAAAAAGAAAAGCCCATGCATATTTCTAATGTGAAGAAAGCATAA
- the rplV gene encoding 50S ribosomal protein L22 — translation MSRALLKFVRLSPTKARLIARQIQGMNAELAIASLEFTPNKAARVLSKVIASAVANGGLDAKNAVIISCRVDAGPVLRRSMPRAKGRATAIRKPTSHVLVVVAEAKESVQSSKSNKKTKVKGE, via the coding sequence ATGAGTAGAGCATTATTAAAATTTGTGCGATTATCTCCTACTAAGGCAAGATTGATTGCTAGACAAATTCAAGGTATGAATGCTGAGTTAGCGATTGCTAGTTTAGAGTTTACTCCCAATAAGGCTGCTAGAGTGCTTTCAAAAGTAATTGCTTCTGCAGTAGCTAATGGAGGATTAGACGCTAAGAATGCTGTAATTATCTCTTGTAGAGTTGATGCAGGTCCTGTGCTTAGACGCTCTATGCCAAGAGCTAAGGGTAGAGCCACAGCGATTAGAAAACCTACTTCGCATGTGTTGGTGGTTGTAGCAGAGGCTAAAGAGTCTGTGCAGTCTTCTAAGAGCAATAAAAAAACAAAAGTAAAAGGTGAGTAG
- the rplF gene encoding 50S ribosomal protein L6, giving the protein MSRIGKRIIEIPSSVQVNVEGSKLLFKNSKEKQELETHARVKIVLENNQLSFQPVGEDAQSRAYWGTYGALANNIVIGLSTGFSKSLEVNGVGYKVALSGKVLDLSLGFSHPVKYPIPEGIEIAVEKNVITIKGSDKQKVGQVAAEIRSFRPPEPYKGKGVKYSDEVIIRKAGKTAKK; this is encoded by the coding sequence ATGTCAAGAATTGGAAAAAGAATCATTGAAATCCCTAGCTCTGTTCAAGTTAATGTTGAGGGGAGCAAGTTACTTTTTAAAAATAGCAAAGAAAAGCAAGAATTAGAAACTCATGCTAGAGTAAAAATTGTGCTTGAAAACAACCAATTAAGTTTTCAACCTGTAGGCGAAGACGCACAATCAAGAGCGTATTGGGGGACTTATGGTGCTTTGGCCAATAATATTGTTATTGGTTTGAGCACTGGCTTTAGCAAATCTTTAGAAGTAAATGGAGTGGGCTATAAAGTCGCTTTAAGTGGTAAGGTTTTAGATTTAAGCTTAGGCTTTAGCCATCCGGTTAAATATCCTATTCCAGAGGGAATTGAGATTGCTGTAGAGAAGAATGTTATCACCATTAAAGGAAGTGATAAGCAAAAAGTAGGACAAGTTGCTGCAGAAATTAGAAGTTTCAGACCGCCAGAGCCATATAAAGGTAAGGGCGTGAAATACAGCGATGAAGTGATTATTAGAAAAGCTGGTAAAACGGCTAAAAAATAA
- the rpsC gene encoding 30S ribosomal protein S3 encodes MGQKVNPIGLRLGINRNWTSRWFPSARTAPSNIDEDYQIRKFLKKELYYAGVSEIVIERAAKKLRVTVVAARPGLIIGKKGVDIEKVKEGLKKLIKKEVSINIKEVKRPQANAQLAAENVATQLEKRVAFRRAMKKVMQGALKSGAKGVKVRVSGRLAGAEIARTEWYMEGRVPLHTLRAKIDYGFAEAMTVYGIIGVKVWIFKGEVLQKGIQFEKKEEAREEREPRRSRRGRQ; translated from the coding sequence ATGGGACAAAAAGTTAATCCGATAGGTTTGAGATTAGGTATCAATAGGAATTGGACTTCTAGATGGTTTCCTAGCGCTCGCACTGCTCCATCTAATATTGATGAGGATTATCAAATTAGAAAGTTCCTTAAAAAAGAGCTTTACTATGCAGGTGTGAGTGAAATTGTAATTGAAAGAGCAGCTAAGAAGTTGCGTGTTACAGTTGTTGCAGCTCGCCCGGGACTTATCATTGGAAAAAAAGGTGTAGATATTGAGAAAGTTAAAGAGGGCTTAAAAAAGCTTATCAAAAAAGAAGTTTCTATCAATATCAAAGAAGTTAAACGCCCACAAGCTAATGCTCAATTAGCAGCAGAAAATGTAGCAACTCAATTAGAAAAAAGAGTGGCTTTCCGCCGTGCAATGAAAAAGGTTATGCAAGGTGCATTAAAATCTGGTGCCAAAGGTGTTAAAGTGCGTGTTTCTGGTCGTCTAGCCGGCGCTGAAATTGCTCGCACAGAATGGTATATGGAAGGGCGTGTTCCATTGCATACTTTAAGAGCTAAGATTGATTATGGTTTTGCAGAGGCAATGACTGTATATGGAATTATTGGCGTAAAAGTATGGATTTTCAAAGGGGAAGTTTTACAAAAGGGCATCCAATTTGAAAAGAAAGAAGAAGCTAGAGAAGAAAGAGAGCCTAGAAGAAGTAGAAGAGGGAGGCAATAA
- the rplN gene encoding 50S ribosomal protein L14, producing the protein MIQSFTRLTVADNSGAKEIMCIKVLGGSHKRYASVGSVIVASVKKAIPNGKVKRGQVVKAVIVRTKKEIQRKNGSLVRFDDNAAVILDAKKDPIGTRIFGPVSREVRYANFMKIISLAPEVL; encoded by the coding sequence ATGATACAAAGTTTTACAAGATTAACCGTAGCAGACAATAGTGGTGCTAAGGAAATTATGTGTATTAAAGTATTGGGAGGAAGTCATAAGCGCTATGCGAGCGTAGGTAGCGTGATTGTAGCTTCTGTAAAAAAAGCTATTCCCAATGGTAAGGTAAAGCGTGGTCAAGTAGTAAAAGCAGTTATTGTTAGAACTAAAAAAGAAATTCAAAGAAAAAATGGTTCTTTAGTGCGCTTTGATGATAATGCAGCCGTAATCTTAGATGCCAAAAAAGACCCTATTGGCACAAGGATTTTTGGACCAGTGAGCAGAGAAGTGCGTTATGCTAATTTTATGAAAATCATCTCTTTAGCTCCGGAGGTTTTATAA
- the rplB gene encoding 50S ribosomal protein L2 has protein sequence MAIKTYKPYTPSRRFMSVLDSKDITAKSSVRGLLTKLKATAGRNNNGRITSRHKERGAKKLYRIIDFKRNKYNIEGKVSAIEYDPYRNSRIALVVYPDGDKRYILQPSGLKVGDSIIAAEGGLDVKVGFAMKLKSIPIGTVVHNIEMHPGAGGQLARSAGMSAQIMGREGKYTILRMPSSEMRYILSECMATIGVVGNEDFINVSIGKAGRNRHRGIRPQTRGSAMNPVDHPHGGGEGKTGTSGHPVSPWGIPAKGYKTRRKKASDKLIISRKKHK, from the coding sequence ATGGCTATTAAGACTTATAAGCCCTATACGCCAAGTAGGCGTTTTATGTCTGTGTTGGACTCTAAAGACATCACAGCAAAAAGTAGCGTTAGAGGCTTATTAACTAAGCTCAAAGCGACTGCAGGTAGAAACAATAATGGACGCATTACAAGCCGTCATAAAGAGCGTGGAGCTAAAAAGCTTTATCGTATTATTGATTTCAAGCGCAATAAGTATAATATTGAGGGTAAAGTTTCTGCGATTGAATACGACCCTTATAGAAATTCACGCATTGCTTTGGTGGTTTATCCTGATGGTGATAAGCGCTATATTTTACAACCAAGTGGATTGAAAGTGGGAGATAGCATTATTGCTGCTGAGGGCGGTCTAGATGTTAAAGTAGGTTTTGCCATGAAATTAAAAAGCATTCCTATTGGAACGGTGGTTCATAACATTGAAATGCACCCCGGAGCTGGCGGTCAGTTAGCAAGAAGTGCGGGTATGAGCGCTCAAATTATGGGTAGAGAGGGTAAATATACTATCCTTAGAATGCCAAGTTCTGAAATGCGCTACATTTTGAGTGAGTGCATGGCAACTATTGGCGTGGTAGGGAATGAAGATTTTATCAATGTCTCTATTGGTAAAGCAGGACGCAATCGTCATAGAGGGATTCGCCCACAAACTCGTGGTAGTGCGATGAACCCAGTAGATCACCCACATGGTGGTGGTGAAGGTAAAACAGGAACAAGCGGTCATCCTGTATCACCTTGGGGTATTCCAGCTAAGGGCTATAAAACTAGACGCAAGAAAGCTAGTGATAAGCTTATTATTTCTAGAAAGAAACATAAATAA
- the rplP gene encoding 50S ribosomal protein L16, which translates to MLMPKRTKYRKQMKGRNRGKAYRGNSIAFGDIAIKAIEHGRIDSRQIESARVAMTRHIKRAGKVWIRVFPDKPLTAKPLETRMGKGKGSVEKWVMNIKPGRIVYEMLGIEEGLAREALALAQSKLPFKTKIVTSESENEIY; encoded by the coding sequence ATGTTAATGCCAAAAAGAACAAAATATAGAAAGCAAATGAAAGGACGCAATCGTGGTAAAGCTTATCGTGGCAATTCCATTGCGTTTGGAGATATTGCGATTAAAGCTATAGAGCATGGAAGAATTGACTCAAGACAAATTGAATCTGCAAGGGTGGCTATGACTAGACACATTAAAAGAGCAGGTAAGGTTTGGATTAGAGTATTCCCAGATAAGCCTTTAACAGCAAAACCTTTAGAAACTAGAATGGGTAAAGGTAAGGGTTCTGTAGAAAAATGGGTAATGAATATTAAGCCTGGAAGAATCGTTTATGAAATGTTAGGCATTGAAGAAGGTTTAGCTAGAGAAGCTTTAGCATTGGCTCAAAGCAAGCTCCCTTTTAAAACTAAAATTGTAACTAGCGAGAGTGAAAATGAAATATACTGA
- the rplE gene encoding 50S ribosomal protein L5, giving the protein MFGLKQFYQDEVRAKLAQELGITNPMLLPRLEKIVISVGAGMHSKDMKIMQNIAQTISLIAGQKAVITKAKKSVAGFKIREGMAVGAKVTLRNKRMYNFLEKLIVISLPRVKDFRGISRNGFDGRGNYTFGINEQLIFPEVVYDDIMVSHGMNITMVTSTDSDKEAFKLLELLGLPFAKVR; this is encoded by the coding sequence ATGTTTGGTTTGAAACAATTTTATCAAGATGAAGTGCGAGCAAAGCTTGCACAAGAATTAGGGATTACAAACCCTATGCTTTTACCTAGATTAGAGAAGATTGTTATTAGTGTGGGTGCTGGTATGCATTCAAAAGATATGAAAATTATGCAAAATATCGCTCAAACTATTTCTCTAATTGCGGGTCAAAAAGCCGTGATTACTAAAGCAAAAAAATCTGTTGCAGGTTTTAAAATTAGAGAAGGTATGGCTGTAGGAGCAAAGGTTACTTTAAGAAATAAGCGCATGTATAATTTCTTAGAAAAACTCATCGTTATTTCTTTGCCAAGAGTGAAAGACTTTAGAGGTATTTCAAGAAATGGCTTTGATGGGCGTGGGAATTATACTTTTGGTATCAATGAGCAGTTGATTTTCCCAGAAGTAGTTTATGATGATATTATGGTAAGTCATGGTATGAATATCACTATGGTAACTTCCACAGATAGCGATAAAGAAGCATTCAAGTTGTTAGAGTTGCTTGGATTGCCTTTTGCAAAAGTAAGATAA
- a CDS encoding type Z 30S ribosomal protein S14, translated as MAKKSMIAKAQRKPKFGVRAYTRCRICGRPHSVYRDFGLCRVCLRKMGNEGLIPGLRKASW; from the coding sequence ATGGCTAAAAAATCAATGATAGCAAAGGCTCAGAGAAAACCAAAATTTGGGGTAAGAGCTTACACAAGATGCAGAATCTGTGGCAGACCTCACTCTGTTTATAGAGATTTTGGACTTTGTAGAGTATGCCTTAGAAAAATGGGCAATGAGGGTTTAATCCCAGGTCTTAGAAAAGCTAGTTGGTAA
- the rpsH gene encoding 30S ribosomal protein S8: MVNDVIADSLTRLRNASMRRLEVTQLYYAKIVVSILEIFKEKGFIKDYNIKDKDKKQSIFVQLAYDEKGHSKISEVKRLSKPGRRVYKQKSELKRFKNGYGVIVVSTSKGVITNEEAYRQNVGGEVLCSIW, encoded by the coding sequence ATGGTAAATGATGTAATTGCAGATTCATTAACTCGCTTGAGAAATGCTTCTATGCGTCGCTTAGAAGTTACTCAGCTCTATTATGCCAAAATTGTAGTTTCTATTTTAGAAATCTTCAAAGAAAAAGGTTTTATTAAAGATTACAATATCAAAGATAAAGATAAGAAACAATCTATTTTTGTGCAGTTGGCTTATGATGAAAAAGGGCATTCAAAAATTAGCGAAGTAAAGCGCTTAAGTAAGCCCGGTCGTCGTGTATATAAGCAAAAAAGTGAATTAAAGCGCTTTAAGAATGGTTATGGCGTGATTGTAGTAAGCACTTCTAAGGGTGTTATCACTAACGAAGAGGCCTACAGACAAAATGTCGGTGGCGAAGTGCTTTGCAGTATTTGGTAA
- the rpsS gene encoding 30S ribosomal protein S19: MARSIKKGPFIDDHLMKKTLKAKEGKDNRPIKTWSRRSTILPEMIGFTYNVHNGRVFVPVYVTENHVGYKLGEFAPTRTFKGHKGSVQKKIGK, encoded by the coding sequence ATGGCTAGGTCAATTAAGAAAGGTCCTTTTATAGACGACCACTTGATGAAGAAGACGCTTAAGGCAAAAGAGGGTAAAGATAATCGCCCTATTAAAACATGGTCAAGAAGAAGCACCATTTTGCCTGAAATGATTGGTTTTACCTACAATGTGCATAATGGAAGAGTTTTTGTTCCTGTATATGTTACTGAAAACCATGTAGGTTATAAGTTAGGAGAGTTTGCTCCTACTAGAACCTTTAAAGGACACAAGGGTAGTGTCCAAAAGAAGATTGGTAAGTAA